In the Thermotoga sp. Ku-13t genome, one interval contains:
- a CDS encoding flagellin → MRINDVTGVWLIRYLQQLSNQQSGLINQLSRATIPFNQDVSSSAIAEKLRSQIGGYQRAMYESHNAIGMLSTAEAGLSSIQSALNRLRELAVQASSDTLSASERSALQEEYSQLLQQINSVSQNLSYNNIRVLVGEVSNFVVQTGPNEGQKLTINIPATDVERLGLSNTNVTSVENAQNALRTIDLATETVSRTRSYIGATTSRLISAINEMSGTTINLISSVSRLTDTDFARSVMEFYRVQLLQQSSLMNLIHSNLSRQNILRILQ, encoded by the coding sequence ATGAGGATAAACGATGTTACTGGTGTGTGGCTGATACGTTATCTGCAACAGCTTTCAAACCAGCAGTCCGGCCTGATCAACCAGCTTTCGCGTGCTACCATTCCGTTCAACCAGGATGTGTCTTCCTCCGCGATCGCAGAAAAGCTCAGATCGCAGATAGGTGGTTATCAGCGTGCGATGTACGAATCGCACAACGCCATAGGCATGCTGTCCACGGCCGAGGCGGGTCTTAGTTCGATACAGTCTGCCCTGAACAGACTGAGAGAACTTGCCGTTCAGGCCTCCAGCGACACGCTCAGTGCTTCTGAGAGATCTGCTTTACAGGAGGAATACTCACAGCTTCTTCAGCAGATAAATTCGGTTTCGCAGAACCTCAGTTACAACAATATCAGGGTTCTGGTGGGGGAAGTTAGCAACTTCGTCGTTCAGACAGGGCCGAACGAAGGGCAAAAGCTCACCATCAACATCCCTGCCACGGACGTGGAGAGGCTGGGTCTCTCCAACACGAACGTTACAAGCGTCGAGAACGCTCAGAACGCACTCAGAACGATCGATCTTGCAACGGAAACTGTTTCCAGAACGCGCTCTTACATCGGGGCCACCACGAGCAGATTGATCTCTGCTATCAACGAGATGAGTGGGACCACGATCAATCTCATCTCGAGTGTCAGCAGATTGACAGATACGGACTTTGCTAGAAGCGTCATGGAATTTTACAGAGTGCAGCTCCTGCAACAATCGTCCCTGATGAATCTGATCCATTCGAACCTGTCTCGACAGAACATTCTGAGAATCCTGCAATGA
- a CDS encoding ABC transporter permease gives MKRRTSTLIILKRMARNRGAIFGLFVVFLVVFMAIFAPIVAPHDPYKQDLLASLEPPSLKHPFGTDVFGRDVLSRVIYGARTSLSISSLAVLIAFVLGAIVGTIAGYFGGVLDEILMRVLDVLMAFPDILLAIAIVAALGPGKINLVVAIAIYSFPQFARVMRASALTIKNLEYIEAAKAIGESNFSIMVRYVFPNALAPLLVQATLRMATAVLTISGLSFLGLGVKPPEAEWGTDLAMARVYLEIAPHLGIFPGLALFLTVLGFNLFGDGLNDALNPRLKDR, from the coding sequence ATGAAGAGGAGAACATCCACCCTGATCATACTGAAGCGCATGGCGAGGAACAGAGGCGCGATCTTTGGCCTGTTCGTTGTCTTTCTCGTTGTTTTCATGGCGATCTTTGCTCCCATCGTTGCACCGCACGATCCTTACAAGCAAGACCTTCTGGCGAGTCTGGAACCACCATCTTTGAAACATCCTTTCGGCACGGACGTGTTCGGCAGAGACGTTTTAAGCAGGGTCATATACGGTGCGAGAACATCGCTTTCGATCTCCTCGCTCGCGGTTCTCATAGCCTTCGTGCTTGGTGCCATCGTCGGTACCATCGCAGGGTACTTCGGCGGTGTGCTGGATGAGATCTTGATGAGGGTCCTCGACGTGCTCATGGCGTTCCCAGACATACTCCTCGCGATCGCGATAGTTGCCGCGCTTGGTCCTGGAAAGATCAACCTCGTTGTTGCGATCGCCATATACTCTTTTCCACAGTTCGCAAGGGTCATGCGTGCATCGGCACTGACGATAAAAAACCTCGAGTACATCGAGGCGGCGAAGGCGATAGGTGAATCCAACTTTTCGATAATGGTCAGATACGTTTTTCCCAACGCCTTGGCACCGTTGCTGGTTCAGGCAACGCTGAGGATGGCGACCGCCGTGCTCACCATCTCAGGCCTGAGCTTCCTCGGACTTGGAGTGAAACCGCCAGAAGCGGAATGGGGCACCGACCTTGCGATGGCCAGGGTTTATCTCGAGATAGCACCTCATCTGGGCATTTTCCCGGGACTGGCTCTGTTTCTGACCGTGCTCGGATTCAACCTCTTCGGTGACGGTTTGAACGACGCATTGAACCCTCGCTTGAAGGACAGGTGA
- a CDS encoding ABC transporter permease — translation MLRFIVRRLLLLIPVVIGVSIVSFSIMHMIPGDPARIIAGEGATAEDIMSIRIKYGLDRPLIEQYFRFMKGVLTNDLRSIRTERPILSEILPRFANTAQLAFVSIIISSVIGVTLGIVSAVKRNSWVDTFSMIFSLVGVSMPIFWLGILLIILFAVTLRWLPSGGKGGIEHLILPALTLGLATSAIIARMTRASMLEVLNQDYVRTVVAFGLPRRKIIYKYVLRNALIPIVTVIGLQFGYLLGGAVLTESVFGWPGLGRFVVDSIFSRDYIAVQVGIMLIATTFVLVNLAVDLVYAFIDPRLRRG, via the coding sequence TTGCTCAGGTTCATCGTCAGAAGACTTCTGCTCCTCATACCCGTGGTTATAGGTGTCTCCATAGTTTCTTTTTCGATCATGCACATGATACCAGGCGATCCGGCACGTATCATCGCGGGTGAAGGTGCAACGGCCGAAGACATCATGTCGATCAGGATAAAGTACGGTCTCGATAGACCCTTGATCGAGCAATACTTCAGGTTCATGAAAGGCGTGCTCACCAACGATCTGAGATCGATTCGAACGGAGCGTCCAATACTGAGTGAGATACTTCCGAGGTTTGCCAACACGGCACAGCTCGCGTTCGTGAGCATAATCATTTCTTCCGTGATTGGTGTCACACTCGGCATTGTGTCTGCTGTGAAGAGGAACAGCTGGGTGGATACCTTTTCGATGATTTTCTCGCTGGTAGGAGTTTCGATGCCCATATTCTGGCTTGGGATTCTGCTGATCATCCTCTTTGCTGTGACGCTGAGATGGCTTCCTTCAGGTGGAAAAGGGGGCATAGAACATCTGATCTTGCCGGCGCTCACACTCGGGCTCGCCACCTCGGCGATCATAGCGCGCATGACGAGGGCCAGTATGCTCGAGGTGTTGAACCAGGATTATGTTCGAACCGTGGTGGCGTTCGGATTACCCAGGAGGAAGATCATATACAAGTACGTTCTGAGGAACGCGCTCATACCTATCGTGACTGTGATAGGGCTTCAGTTCGGTTACCTTCTGGGTGGTGCGGTGCTCACCGAAAGCGTGTTCGGCTGGCCAGGCCTTGGAAGGTTCGTGGTCGATTCCATCTTCAGCAGAGACTACATAGCGGTTCAGGTTGGAATCATGCTGATCGCAACCACGTTTGTGCTCGTGAACCTTGCTGTGGACCTGGTTTACGCGTTCATAGATCCAAGGTTGAGGCGAGGTTGA
- a CDS encoding aminopeptidase, translating into MKFNMKNVWHMRDRTQIEQFARQYADFMNTARTERMVISEVEKMLKEAGFVSLEQFGGTQDKVYLTNRGKSLVAVKLVGKLLDGLNLVVAHIDSPRLDLKPQPIFEEESVALARTHYYGGVKKYQWFSLPLELHGFVVKTSGEKVEIHLGQCGEDPVFVIPDLLPHLDREDAPVSQKFDAEKLSVILGTIPLAGQEKEAVKMYVLKILKERYNIEEEDFVSAEFQLVPALKARSVGLDESLLGAYGHDDRVCAYTALKALLDVKEPKRSCGVILFDREEIGSEGNAAAKASFYVLFFKKILKLQGYDDTALAVDELFSRSNVISADVCPGVDPMFKDVHDVQNAAKLGYGVGLVRYTGSRGKSGASEAHAEFVAKVRKVLNEEKIAWQVATLGKVDRGGGGTVAKFLAEKGACVLDMGPALLGMHSPFELVSKADLFETYRAYKALLEKLD; encoded by the coding sequence TTGAAGTTCAATATGAAGAACGTCTGGCATATGAGGGACAGGACTCAGATCGAACAGTTCGCGAGGCAGTACGCAGATTTCATGAACACAGCCAGGACGGAGCGCATGGTGATCAGCGAGGTTGAAAAGATGCTGAAAGAGGCTGGTTTCGTGAGCCTTGAACAGTTCGGCGGAACGCAGGACAAAGTCTATCTTACGAACAGGGGTAAATCACTTGTTGCGGTGAAGCTTGTAGGAAAACTCCTGGACGGCTTGAATCTCGTGGTGGCACACATAGATTCGCCCAGGCTAGATCTAAAGCCTCAACCGATCTTCGAAGAAGAGAGCGTCGCACTCGCACGCACGCATTACTACGGTGGAGTGAAGAAGTATCAGTGGTTCAGTTTGCCTCTGGAGCTGCACGGTTTTGTGGTGAAAACCAGCGGCGAAAAAGTCGAGATCCATCTGGGTCAGTGCGGTGAAGATCCGGTGTTTGTCATACCGGATCTTTTACCACATCTCGACAGAGAGGACGCACCGGTGAGCCAGAAGTTCGATGCAGAAAAGCTTTCTGTCATCCTCGGAACGATTCCCCTGGCGGGACAGGAAAAAGAAGCGGTGAAGATGTACGTGCTGAAGATTCTTAAAGAGCGTTACAACATCGAAGAAGAAGACTTCGTGAGTGCAGAATTTCAGCTGGTTCCGGCCCTCAAAGCCCGAAGCGTTGGGCTGGACGAGAGCCTTCTCGGTGCCTACGGCCATGACGATCGTGTTTGTGCTTACACGGCTCTCAAGGCCCTGCTCGACGTGAAAGAACCGAAGCGATCCTGCGGCGTGATTCTCTTCGACAGAGAAGAAATCGGAAGCGAAGGTAACGCGGCAGCGAAAGCCAGCTTCTATGTTCTGTTCTTCAAAAAGATTTTGAAGCTGCAAGGGTACGACGACACAGCACTCGCGGTGGATGAACTCTTCTCCAGGAGCAACGTGATCTCGGCGGACGTTTGTCCGGGTGTGGATCCCATGTTCAAAGACGTTCACGATGTACAGAACGCAGCTAAACTCGGTTACGGTGTGGGACTCGTCAGATACACCGGGAGCAGAGGAAAATCCGGTGCGAGTGAAGCGCACGCAGAATTCGTTGCCAAAGTGAGGAAGGTTCTGAACGAGGAAAAAATCGCCTGGCAGGTCGCAACGCTCGGGAAAGTGGATCGTGGTGGCGGCGGAACGGTGGCGAAATTCCTCGCGGAAAAAGGTGCGTGCGTGCTTGACATGGGCCCGGCACTGCTCGGAATGCATTCCCCATTCGAGCTGGTCTCGAAGGCCGATCTGTTCGAGACCTACAGAGCTTACAAAGCTTTGCTTGAAAAGCTCGATTGA
- the dapA gene encoding 4-hydroxy-tetrahydrodipicolinate synthase, which produces MRDFKRFGRILIPMITPFSRNDQSVDYRTARKVARYLKEHNLCDSIIVAGTTGEFHSLTKEERIRLFEEIKDEMGNELALIAGVGAVSTKEVLEYVKEAEKLGYDAVMVVAPYYCKPEQDGIFEHYATIAKNTHLPVMVYNIPLFTGVNITPETLARLAAFENIFSIKDEAALNPLQATDYMLTTEGKLAVYSGDDTMVLQILLQGGVGVVSGGSHVIGDLMRKSIDAFLAGDIETARSVFVEMYEFFKVLRTRVNPTPLVKAAFELVSGLVVSTPRLPLKPATKQELESLKKVLKKLGKM; this is translated from the coding sequence GTGAGGGACTTCAAAAGATTTGGTCGGATACTCATTCCCATGATCACACCTTTCAGCAGGAACGATCAGTCAGTCGACTACAGAACCGCCAGAAAGGTTGCGAGGTATCTCAAGGAGCACAATTTGTGTGATTCCATCATCGTTGCGGGCACCACGGGTGAATTCCATTCGTTGACGAAAGAAGAGCGTATCAGGCTGTTCGAGGAGATAAAAGATGAAATGGGCAACGAATTAGCTTTGATCGCGGGAGTGGGCGCCGTCTCCACGAAAGAAGTCCTCGAATATGTGAAAGAAGCTGAAAAACTCGGCTACGACGCCGTGATGGTGGTGGCACCTTACTACTGCAAGCCCGAACAGGATGGTATCTTTGAGCATTATGCAACGATCGCTAAAAATACGCATCTTCCCGTCATGGTGTACAACATACCGCTGTTCACGGGTGTGAATATCACTCCAGAAACGCTCGCCAGACTCGCCGCTTTTGAGAACATCTTTTCCATAAAAGACGAAGCGGCGTTGAATCCTTTGCAGGCCACAGATTACATGCTGACCACGGAGGGGAAGCTGGCAGTTTATTCTGGTGACGATACGATGGTTCTTCAGATCCTGCTTCAAGGTGGGGTCGGCGTTGTGAGTGGGGGTTCACACGTCATCGGTGATTTGATGAGAAAATCGATCGATGCTTTTCTTGCAGGTGACATAGAAACGGCGAGAAGTGTCTTTGTTGAAATGTACGAATTCTTCAAGGTGCTCAGAACCAGGGTGAATCCAACCCCGCTCGTGAAGGCTGCGTTCGAGCTCGTTTCGGGCCTTGTTGTTTCCACACCGAGGCTCCCCTTGAAACCGGCCACAAAGCAGGAGCTGGAGAGTCTCAAAAAAGTGTTGAAGAAACTTGGAAAGATGTGA
- a CDS encoding M24 family metallopeptidase, with amino-acid sequence MLREAFRERIKTLKKLIEDEHAEALLISRCDNFAWVTFGARNYVTINSEVGSVHFLIVEDFVYILTDNIERKRIEQEELSEDIANEVEFAEYMWSKGLWDVLKSFVQGKRLLSDTGWFDSRNVSDKLKQLRLVLAEPEIETYRWIGKNCDEIFSNLMPKFSPEMTEWEVQSQITQAFVERGIEPVLVLVFGEESAQLYRHNLPRSVKVGSKLFVSVCVRKKGLILSSTRSVLFTRNETWIKQHRDNCYVEAIALANSRPGKKLNEVFEEIKKAYASVNRPHEWFLHHQGGLAGYNAREVVANEKTDYTLRSGNVVAWNPTITGTKSEDTFLILEDGLECLSYPETSEWPGVELQVGSITLRRPDIVLLRGGG; translated from the coding sequence TTGCTCAGAGAGGCGTTCAGGGAAAGAATCAAAACTTTGAAAAAGCTCATCGAAGATGAGCATGCTGAGGCGTTGCTCATCTCACGCTGCGACAACTTTGCCTGGGTAACGTTTGGTGCGAGGAACTACGTGACGATCAACAGCGAAGTGGGAAGCGTTCATTTTCTGATCGTAGAAGATTTCGTCTACATCCTCACAGACAATATCGAGAGGAAAAGGATCGAACAGGAGGAACTGAGCGAAGATATCGCAAACGAGGTCGAATTCGCCGAGTACATGTGGTCGAAAGGACTCTGGGACGTGCTCAAGTCTTTCGTTCAAGGGAAAAGATTGCTGTCGGACACTGGCTGGTTCGATTCGAGAAACGTCTCGGACAAACTGAAACAGTTGAGACTGGTTCTGGCCGAACCAGAGATCGAGACCTACAGATGGATCGGTAAAAACTGTGATGAAATTTTTTCCAACCTGATGCCGAAGTTCTCGCCAGAAATGACGGAGTGGGAGGTTCAGTCGCAGATTACACAGGCGTTCGTTGAAAGGGGCATCGAACCGGTACTCGTGTTGGTGTTCGGCGAAGAGAGCGCTCAACTGTACAGGCACAACCTTCCGAGGAGCGTGAAGGTTGGAAGCAAGCTCTTTGTGAGCGTGTGCGTCAGAAAGAAAGGTTTGATTCTTTCTTCGACGAGATCAGTGCTGTTCACTCGAAACGAAACTTGGATCAAACAGCACAGAGACAACTGCTACGTGGAAGCCATCGCACTGGCGAATTCGAGACCTGGCAAGAAGCTGAACGAGGTCTTTGAAGAAATCAAGAAGGCTTACGCTTCGGTGAACAGGCCACACGAGTGGTTCTTACACCATCAGGGTGGGCTTGCAGGTTACAACGCGCGAGAAGTCGTCGCCAACGAAAAAACCGATTACACGCTCAGGAGTGGAAACGTCGTGGCGTGGAATCCGACCATAACGGGTACCAAATCGGAAGACACGTTCCTGATCCTCGAAGACGGCCTGGAATGTTTATCTTATCCGGAGACGAGTGAATGGCCTGGTGTCGAACTGCAGGTTGGTTCGATAACGTTGAGAAGACCAGACATCGTTCTCCTGAGAGGTGGTGGATGA
- a CDS encoding dihydrodipicolinate synthase family protein, with protein MKRLYGVTVAALTPMSEDGSKVDHGMIKEYVDFLVDKGVNGIFALGTTGEGLLLSIEERKETLESFVKAVDGRVNLIAHCGALRIEEVRELLLHARFSGANGAAIVSPFYYRYRQEELVEFFLKCTEGINDFPIYLYNIPALTSNWITPEVAKEVHSQRPNVVGIKDSSQDLLHVLSLINDTPESFDVVVGSDRAFLTVLQMGAKGCVSGPGAVFPEFFVELYRQFRSGQIDLARQTQRKLTKVSLAILDGSSIPVLKMVLNWRGIKAGGCRAPLQLPSKDQAQQLRQRLEKVLSEVGLSL; from the coding sequence ATGAAACGCCTTTATGGGGTGACGGTGGCAGCGCTCACACCGATGAGCGAGGATGGTTCGAAAGTGGATCACGGAATGATCAAGGAATACGTGGACTTTCTCGTGGACAAAGGTGTGAACGGCATATTTGCGCTCGGCACCACGGGTGAAGGTCTGTTGCTGAGCATCGAGGAGAGAAAAGAGACGCTCGAAAGTTTCGTTAAAGCCGTCGATGGTCGTGTGAACTTGATAGCACACTGTGGGGCGCTCAGGATCGAAGAGGTGAGAGAGCTCCTCCTGCACGCAAGATTTTCTGGTGCCAATGGTGCGGCGATCGTTTCGCCCTTCTATTACAGATACAGACAGGAAGAACTGGTGGAATTTTTCCTGAAATGTACGGAAGGCATCAATGATTTTCCCATATACCTCTACAACATTCCTGCACTGACCAGCAACTGGATCACACCGGAAGTTGCGAAAGAGGTACACTCACAAAGACCGAACGTTGTTGGGATAAAGGACAGCTCGCAGGATCTCTTGCACGTGCTTTCGCTGATCAACGACACGCCTGAAAGTTTCGATGTGGTTGTCGGATCCGATAGGGCCTTTCTGACGGTCCTTCAGATGGGTGCGAAGGGTTGTGTTTCAGGCCCGGGGGCAGTCTTTCCAGAGTTTTTCGTGGAACTGTACAGACAGTTCCGAAGCGGTCAGATAGATCTCGCGAGACAGACTCAAAGAAAACTCACAAAGGTCTCGCTTGCAATCCTGGACGGTTCAAGCATCCCGGTGCTGAAGATGGTTTTGAACTGGCGCGGGATAAAAGCTGGGGGCTGTCGTGCCCCGTTGCAGTTACCATCAAAGGATCAGGCGCAGCAACTGAGACAGCGTCTGGAAAAAGTTCTGAGCGAAGTTGGACTCAGCCTATGA
- a CDS encoding ATP-dependent Clp protease proteolytic subunit — MMSSFIFELFWIIFILSMFIPFWRAYSQRVAREALIRQLEEKRKSRVITLIHRQESMSFFGLTFGRYITIEDSEEILRAIQLTPSDMPIDLIIHTPGGLVLAAEQIARALIKHKGKVTVFVPHYAMSGGTMIALAADEIVMDSNAVLGPLDPQLGGYPAPSILSVLEKKDINQIDDQTLILADMARKALDQVKDFVTCLLKEKIGEEKAKELAETLCSGKWTHDYPITVDMLKQMGLPVSENMPQEVYELMNLYRQTEQRRPSVQYIPVPYRSSERSAGRGASSEVS; from the coding sequence ATGATGTCTTCTTTCATATTCGAACTTTTCTGGATAATTTTCATCCTCAGTATGTTCATTCCCTTCTGGCGTGCTTACAGCCAGAGGGTCGCAAGGGAAGCGTTGATAAGACAGCTGGAGGAGAAACGTAAGAGCAGGGTCATAACGCTGATCCACAGGCAGGAATCGATGAGTTTCTTTGGCCTCACCTTTGGTAGGTACATAACTATAGAAGATTCGGAGGAAATCCTGAGGGCGATACAGCTTACGCCTTCAGACATGCCGATCGATCTGATCATACACACCCCCGGCGGTCTCGTACTCGCGGCGGAGCAGATCGCTCGTGCGCTGATAAAACACAAAGGTAAGGTGACGGTGTTTGTTCCGCACTACGCTATGTCTGGCGGAACGATGATAGCCCTGGCCGCAGACGAGATAGTGATGGATTCTAACGCAGTGCTGGGTCCACTCGATCCGCAACTTGGTGGTTATCCCGCTCCTTCAATACTGAGCGTGCTCGAGAAGAAAGATATCAACCAAATCGACGATCAGACCCTCATCCTTGCGGACATGGCCAGAAAAGCCTTGGACCAGGTTAAGGATTTCGTCACCTGCCTTTTGAAAGAAAAGATTGGAGAAGAGAAAGCGAAAGAACTTGCAGAAACCCTCTGCAGTGGTAAATGGACGCATGATTATCCCATCACCGTAGATATGCTCAAGCAGATGGGTCTGCCAGTTTCTGAAAACATGCCACAGGAAGTGTACGAGCTCATGAACCTCTATAGACAGACAGAACAGAGAAGACCCTCTGTTCAGTACATACCAGTTCCTTACAGGAGCAGTGAGAGAAGCGCTGGTCGTGGAGCGTCCAGCGAGGTTTCCTGA
- a CDS encoding ABC transporter ATP-binding protein, which yields MKEVLRIENLRLYFDTEEGTVKALEDVNLTVNEGEIVGVVGETGSGKSITAMSILKLVPTPPARLLSGKIWFEGEEISSFDEEKMREIRGEKIAMIFQEPMTSLNPTFTVGEQLCDVLMTHEKLEKKKAIEKILEVFKLVRMQDPEALLNKYPHQLSGGMRQRVMIAMALLCNPKLLIADEATTALDVTIQAQILGLIERMNEQLKLSVLIITHNFGVVAQICDRVAVMYAGYVVEIADIKEIFTRPMHPYTRGLLSAIPPVGKKVERLRIIEGSVPNLIDPPTGCRFHPRCERFVQGVCDVEAPKLVGERHLVACFNPYNGGGSR from the coding sequence ATGAAGGAAGTTCTGAGGATAGAAAATTTGAGACTCTATTTCGACACCGAGGAAGGAACGGTGAAGGCGCTGGAGGATGTGAATCTGACCGTGAACGAAGGAGAAATCGTCGGTGTGGTCGGCGAAACCGGAAGTGGCAAGTCCATAACCGCGATGAGCATACTCAAGCTCGTACCAACACCACCGGCGAGGTTGCTTTCTGGCAAGATATGGTTCGAGGGAGAAGAGATAAGTTCTTTCGACGAAGAGAAAATGAGGGAAATTCGTGGCGAGAAGATCGCCATGATCTTTCAAGAACCGATGACCTCGCTCAATCCTACCTTCACCGTTGGAGAGCAACTGTGCGATGTGCTCATGACGCACGAGAAACTCGAAAAGAAAAAGGCGATCGAGAAGATACTTGAGGTGTTCAAGCTGGTGAGGATGCAAGATCCAGAAGCGCTCCTGAACAAATATCCGCACCAGCTTTCAGGTGGAATGAGGCAGCGTGTGATGATCGCTATGGCGCTGCTGTGCAATCCGAAATTACTCATTGCGGACGAGGCGACCACCGCGCTCGACGTCACGATTCAGGCGCAGATCCTTGGCCTGATCGAGAGGATGAATGAACAGCTTAAATTGAGCGTCCTGATCATCACTCACAACTTCGGTGTTGTTGCACAGATCTGTGACAGGGTCGCGGTGATGTACGCTGGCTATGTGGTGGAGATCGCTGATATAAAGGAGATATTCACACGTCCTATGCATCCGTACACGCGGGGCTTGCTGAGCGCGATACCGCCTGTGGGGAAAAAGGTGGAAAGGTTGAGAATCATAGAGGGAAGCGTGCCGAACCTCATCGATCCACCGACCGGCTGTCGTTTTCATCCCAGGTGCGAAAGGTTCGTACAGGGCGTCTGCGATGTGGAGGCACCGAAGCTTGTGGGTGAAAGACATTTGGTGGCGTGCTTCAACCCCTACAACGGTGGTGGTAGCAGGTGA
- a CDS encoding cupin domain-containing protein gives MQPIKMSSAEKLTALIEGLQARKIQFNAPSYGKAEVHRDWHDLFVVLGGKAKVQFGELMGNVEEISPGELRSNEMKIRHEIELAEGDILLIPAGVGHRTIVEEFYSEWVFKIPALR, from the coding sequence ATGCAACCCATCAAGATGAGCTCGGCGGAGAAATTAACAGCTTTGATTGAAGGATTGCAGGCAAGAAAGATACAGTTCAACGCTCCTTCGTACGGCAAGGCAGAGGTGCACAGAGACTGGCACGATCTTTTCGTGGTCCTCGGAGGCAAGGCAAAGGTTCAGTTCGGCGAACTGATGGGTAACGTCGAAGAGATCTCACCGGGCGAGCTGAGGAGCAACGAGATGAAGATACGACATGAAATAGAGCTGGCAGAAGGAGACATTCTGTTGATCCCGGCAGGTGTGGGTCACAGAACGATCGTGGAAGAATTCTACTCAGAATGGGTGTTCAAAATACCCGCGCTAAGATGA
- a CDS encoding glutathione ABC transporter substrate-binding protein, whose translation MRRFVALFLALFCVVGLSAKYGGTLRFLIGVDVTTLLPGNIPDSISTIVGMHIFEGLVDIDENLKIIPALAERWEILDGGTAYVFHLRKNVKFHDGTDFNAYAVKKNFDYLFSANLRNVGVYKGIIKEVQVIDDYTVKFVLFRPNSSFLYRLAQSTGWIVSPQAIDKFGNDPAAMSKNPVGTGPFMFKEWKAGESVELVKNPNYWREGLPYLDRIVFKVVAEDVSRVNQVRAGDADLMYNPPPALFAALEQDKSLQVKVIPTVRTIFIGLNTSKPPLNDVRVRQALNYAIDKEKLCRVLMKGLAKPSDSPLSSMTYGYSPTGGYPYNPEKARQLLKEAGYENLKLELITPKGRYLNDYETAVAIQGMLKEVGVTLDVKPMEWGAYVSKILSRKPEDWDYQLFLLGWAPGTAEVHQVLFPLFYSSNRMDSPNATMPYNNYFYSNPKVDELIDKIAVEIDEKKLLEYSAEAQKLIVQDAPWIFLYEMNIAAVMRKEVHGVKIYPTERVSLAEAWIDR comes from the coding sequence GTGCGTAGGTTTGTGGCGCTGTTTCTGGCTCTTTTCTGTGTGGTTGGGCTCTCGGCGAAGTACGGAGGAACGCTAAGGTTTCTCATCGGAGTGGACGTCACCACGTTGCTGCCTGGAAACATTCCTGATTCCATCAGCACGATTGTGGGAATGCACATCTTCGAAGGGCTCGTCGATATCGATGAGAACCTCAAAATCATTCCCGCTCTCGCCGAGAGATGGGAAATCCTCGACGGTGGTACCGCCTACGTGTTTCATCTTCGTAAGAACGTGAAGTTCCACGACGGAACAGATTTCAACGCCTACGCTGTGAAGAAAAACTTTGACTATCTCTTCTCTGCCAATCTCAGAAACGTCGGAGTGTACAAAGGCATCATCAAGGAAGTTCAGGTTATCGATGATTACACGGTGAAATTCGTGCTCTTCCGGCCGAACTCTTCGTTCCTCTACAGGCTCGCTCAGTCTACTGGATGGATCGTCTCGCCTCAGGCCATCGACAAATTCGGAAACGATCCTGCGGCAATGTCGAAAAATCCTGTCGGTACAGGTCCGTTCATGTTCAAGGAATGGAAGGCTGGAGAGAGTGTCGAACTTGTGAAGAATCCCAACTACTGGCGCGAAGGGTTACCCTATCTCGACAGGATCGTCTTCAAGGTCGTCGCGGAAGACGTCTCGCGTGTCAATCAGGTCAGGGCGGGCGATGCGGATCTGATGTACAATCCTCCACCAGCTCTCTTCGCTGCGCTCGAGCAGGACAAATCACTGCAGGTCAAGGTAATTCCCACCGTCAGGACGATATTCATAGGCTTGAACACTTCGAAGCCTCCTCTGAACGATGTGAGAGTCAGGCAGGCTCTCAATTACGCGATCGACAAAGAAAAGCTCTGCAGAGTCCTCATGAAAGGCCTTGCAAAACCATCCGATTCACCACTCTCAAGCATGACCTACGGTTATTCTCCCACAGGAGGTTATCCGTACAATCCAGAGAAAGCGAGGCAACTGCTCAAGGAAGCCGGTTATGAGAATCTAAAACTCGAGCTCATAACGCCGAAGGGGAGATACCTGAACGACTACGAAACCGCAGTGGCCATTCAGGGTATGCTCAAAGAAGTGGGTGTGACACTGGACGTCAAACCCATGGAGTGGGGCGCCTACGTGAGCAAGATACTTTCAAGGAAACCAGAAGATTGGGACTATCAGTTGTTCTTGCTTGGCTGGGCCCCAGGGACCGCGGAGGTTCATCAGGTGCTGTTCCCCCTGTTCTATTCTTCGAACCGCATGGATAGTCCCAACGCGACGATGCCGTACAACAATTACTTCTACAGCAATCCCAAGGTGGATGAACTCATAGACAAGATTGCAGTGGAGATAGACGAGAAGAAACTGCTGGAATACTCTGCGGAAGCTCAGAAGCTCATCGTTCAGGATGCTCCGTGGATCTTCCTCTACGAAATGAACATCGCTGCAGTGATGCGCAAAGAAGTGCACGGTGTGAAGATCTATCCCACCGAGCGAGTCAGTCTAGCAGAAGCCTGGATCGATCGTTGA